The Acetivibrio saccincola genome window below encodes:
- the hisS gene encoding histidine--tRNA ligase: MLTKSPKGTKDILPNEVYKWQYIEKEIAKVCENFGYREIRTPIFEHTELFQRGVGDTTDIVQKEMYTFLDKGKRSITLRPEGTAGVVRSYIEHGMASLPQPIKLYYNITAYRYENVQKGRYREFHQFGVEAFGSEGPSIDVEVISMIDVLLNRLGISDIELNINSIGCKKCRSDYNAKLKEYIEPKLQNLCKTCVERFDRNPLRIIDCKEEHCKEITKDAPALVDNLCEECHEHLEGVKRGLENLGIEYNIDKNIVRGLDYYTKTVFEFVSKNIGSQGTVCGGGRYDGLVEICGGPPTPGIGFAIGLERLLMVMENQGIEFTAPRSTDIFIATIGDKAQNYAQKLVYDLRKEGINAETDLMGKSVKAQMKYANKLGAYYSIVLGDNEIDTNKAFLKNMDTGEEKEISLDTVIDRLKNIKAESVIKEPNKIGHTEI; this comes from the coding sequence ATGTTAACAAAATCGCCAAAAGGAACAAAGGACATATTGCCAAATGAGGTATATAAGTGGCAGTATATAGAAAAAGAAATAGCTAAAGTTTGCGAAAATTTTGGATACAGGGAAATTAGAACCCCTATTTTTGAGCATACAGAACTATTTCAAAGAGGGGTTGGAGATACAACGGATATAGTTCAAAAGGAAATGTATACATTTTTAGATAAAGGGAAAAGAAGCATTACCCTAAGACCTGAAGGAACAGCAGGTGTTGTTAGAAGCTATATTGAACATGGAATGGCTTCTTTGCCCCAGCCAATAAAGCTCTATTACAATATCACTGCTTACAGGTATGAAAATGTACAAAAAGGGCGCTACAGGGAATTTCATCAGTTTGGGGTGGAAGCCTTTGGGTCTGAAGGACCTTCCATAGATGTAGAAGTAATATCAATGATTGATGTTCTTTTAAACAGGTTAGGCATTTCTGATATTGAACTTAATATAAACAGTATCGGGTGTAAAAAGTGCAGAAGTGATTATAATGCTAAGTTAAAGGAGTACATAGAGCCTAAATTGCAAAATTTGTGCAAGACATGCGTGGAGAGATTCGACAGGAATCCTTTAAGGATTATTGACTGCAAAGAAGAGCATTGCAAAGAAATAACAAAGGATGCCCCGGCTCTTGTGGATAATTTATGTGAAGAATGTCATGAGCATTTAGAAGGGGTAAAAAGAGGGTTGGAAAATTTAGGAATTGAATACAATATAGATAAAAATATTGTTCGGGGTCTTGATTATTATACAAAGACGGTTTTTGAATTTGTATCAAAAAATATCGGCTCCCAGGGAACTGTATGCGGAGGAGGCAGGTATGACGGGCTTGTGGAAATTTGTGGCGGTCCGCCAACCCCCGGTATAGGGTTTGCCATTGGTTTAGAAAGACTTCTTATGGTTATGGAAAATCAAGGTATTGAATTTACAGCCCCTAGAAGTACCGATATTTTTATTGCAACCATAGGGGACAAAGCTCAAAATTATGCCCAAAAGCTGGTGTATGATTTAAGGAAAGAGGGAATTAATGCTGAAACTGACCTAATGGGAAAAAGCGTTAAGGCTCAGATGAAATATGCAAATAAACTCGGGGCTTATTATTCCATTGTGTTAGGTGATAATGAAATTGATACAAATAAAGCCTTTTTAAAAAACATGGATACAGGTGAAGAGAAGGAAATCAGTTTAGATACAGTTATTGACAGGCTTAAAAACATAAAAGCAGAATCTGTTATTAAGGAGCCAAACAAAATAGGTCATACTGAAATATAA
- the lepB gene encoding signal peptidase I — MKEALDWAIHIAIAVLLAVLIVNFVAQVTVVQGSSMENTLSEKDRLLIEKISIRFGKIKRGDIVTVNNPEGDDGIYLRNSPIIKRVIGIEGDLVEIRDGSVYVNGEILEEDYIRGNETYPINEEFSSVLVPEGYVYVIGDNRIIGQSSDSREFGPVKTKYIGGKAVLRFFPFNRISLLRD, encoded by the coding sequence ATGAAAGAAGCCTTAGATTGGGCTATTCATATAGCAATAGCAGTACTTTTGGCGGTCTTAATTGTGAACTTTGTTGCACAGGTTACTGTAGTGCAGGGAAGTTCTATGGAAAATACTCTTTCTGAAAAAGACAGGCTTCTTATCGAAAAAATAAGCATAAGATTTGGCAAAATTAAAAGAGGCGATATTGTAACTGTAAATAACCCTGAGGGGGATGATGGTATATATTTAAGAAACAGCCCTATAATAAAAAGGGTTATCGGTATTGAAGGTGATTTGGTAGAAATACGTGATGGAAGCGTCTATGTCAATGGTGAAATTTTAGAAGAAGATTATATAAGAGGCAATGAGACTTATCCAATAAATGAAGAATTTAGCAGTGTCCTGGTTCCTGAAGGCTATGTATATGTGATAGGAGATAACAGGATTATAGGTCAAAGCAGTGACAGCAGGGAATTCGGACCTGTAAAAACCAAGTATATCGGTGGAAAAGCTGTCTTAAGATTTTTTCCTTTTAACAGAATAAGTCTTTTAAGGGATTGA
- the aspS gene encoding aspartate--tRNA ligase: MGESICGLKRTHYCTEVTVNDVGKEVTVMGWVQRRRDLGKLIFVSLRDRSGIIQVVFSDETKKEIFEKAEKIRSEFVLAIRGKVVKRADDAINPDMITGEIEIWAEELRILSTAETPPMYIEENLQVNEALRLKYRYLDLRRPDMQRNIMLRHRVAKVARDYFDANGFLEIETPMLTKSTPEGARDYLVPSRVHPGKLYALPQSPQLFKQLLMAAGFDRYFQIVKCFRDEDLRADRQPEFTQIDLEMSFVDVEDVIKINEGFIKKLFKEVLDVEVNCPFERMSYKEAMERFGTDKPDTRFGLELVDLSHIVKDCGFRVFSDAVKNGGSVRAINAKGCGGKFSRKEIDALGEYVKNYNAKGMAWIVVEEDGLKSPITKFLNEEEIRAILEKVHAEPGDLICFVADKDKIVFSALGELRLEIARKLNLVNDKEFKFLWITEFPLFEYDEEEERYVAKHHPFTAPMDEDIKYIETEPEKVRSKAYDLVLNGNEIGGGSVRIHDQELQKTMFKCLGFTEEEAKERFGFLLEAFKYGTPPHGGIAFGLDRLAMLMAGCSSIRDVIAFPKVQNASCLMTNAPDVVDEKQLEELHVKFDIKDIDNQQ, from the coding sequence ATGGGAGAATCAATTTGTGGTTTAAAGAGAACTCATTATTGTACTGAAGTTACAGTTAATGATGTAGGTAAAGAAGTTACAGTAATGGGATGGGTTCAAAGAAGAAGGGATTTAGGAAAACTTATATTTGTAAGTTTAAGGGATAGAAGTGGTATTATACAGGTAGTATTCAGCGATGAGACAAAAAAAGAGATATTTGAAAAGGCAGAGAAAATAAGAAGTGAATTTGTACTTGCAATAAGGGGAAAAGTTGTAAAAAGAGCAGATGATGCCATTAACCCTGATATGATTACCGGTGAAATAGAAATATGGGCGGAGGAACTTAGAATATTAAGTACAGCAGAAACACCGCCTATGTATATTGAGGAGAATTTACAGGTAAATGAGGCTTTAAGGCTGAAATACAGGTATCTGGATTTAAGAAGGCCTGATATGCAAAGAAATATTATGTTAAGGCACAGGGTGGCAAAAGTTGCAAGGGATTATTTTGATGCCAATGGTTTTCTTGAAATAGAGACGCCAATGCTTACAAAGAGTACTCCTGAAGGTGCAAGGGATTATCTTGTTCCAAGCAGGGTTCACCCGGGAAAGCTGTACGCACTTCCCCAGTCACCCCAGCTATTTAAACAGCTTTTGATGGCAGCAGGTTTTGACAGATATTTCCAAATAGTAAAATGCTTTAGGGATGAAGATTTAAGGGCTGACAGACAGCCGGAATTTACCCAGATAGATTTGGAAATGTCCTTTGTAGATGTGGAAGATGTAATTAAAATTAACGAAGGATTTATCAAAAAGCTTTTTAAAGAAGTTTTAGATGTAGAGGTAAATTGCCCGTTTGAGAGAATGAGCTATAAAGAAGCAATGGAAAGGTTTGGGACGGACAAACCGGATACAAGATTTGGCTTAGAACTTGTAGATTTATCCCATATAGTTAAAGACTGTGGATTTAGGGTTTTTTCAGATGCAGTGAAAAATGGCGGAAGTGTCAGGGCTATAAATGCAAAGGGATGCGGTGGTAAATTTAGCAGGAAAGAAATAGATGCCTTAGGTGAGTATGTAAAAAATTACAATGCAAAGGGAATGGCCTGGATAGTAGTGGAAGAAGACGGTTTAAAATCACCCATTACAAAGTTTTTAAATGAAGAGGAAATTAGGGCTATACTGGAAAAAGTTCATGCAGAGCCTGGGGATCTTATTTGCTTTGTAGCAGATAAAGACAAAATTGTATTTAGTGCCCTTGGTGAATTGAGACTTGAGATAGCAAGAAAGCTAAATTTAGTTAATGATAAAGAGTTTAAATTTTTGTGGATTACAGAGTTTCCTCTTTTTGAGTATGATGAGGAAGAAGAGCGGTATGTGGCAAAACACCATCCATTTACTGCACCTATGGATGAAGATATAAAATATATTGAAACAGAGCCTGAGAAGGTAAGGTCTAAGGCATACGATTTAGTTCTAAACGGTAATGAAATTGGTGGCGGAAGTGTAAGGATACATGATCAGGAGCTTCAAAAAACAATGTTTAAATGCTTAGGATTTACAGAAGAAGAAGCAAAGGAAAGATTTGGTTTCTTATTAGAAGCATTTAAATACGGAACACCTCCCCATGGGGGAATAGCCTTTGGACTTGACAGGCTGGCAATGCTAATGGCAGGGTGCAGCAGCATCAGGGATGTAATTGCTTTTCCAAAAGTTCAGAATGCCTCCTGTCTTATGACAAATGCTCCTGATGTTGTTGATGAAAAGCAGCTTGAAGAACTTCATGTTAAATTTGACATTAAAGATATAGATAATCAACAGTAA